GGCTCGCCGGGAAGATCCGCGAGGACATCCGGGAGAAGGTCGAGAAGACGCAGCGCGAGTACTACCTCCGCGAGCAGCTCAAGGCGATCCGCCGCGAGCTCGGCGAGGAGGTGGATCAGAAGGAGCTCATCTCGAAGGAGCTCGAGGACAAGATCCAGCTCGACGGCCTGCCGGAGTCGGTCGCGGAGCGCGCGCGCAAGGAGATGAAGCGGCTCGAGATCCTGAGCCCGGAGTCGCCCGAGTACAACGTCATCCACACGTACCTGGACTGGATCGTCTCCCTGCCGTGGGGCACCGAGACCGCCGACTCGAGCGATCTCGTGCGCGCCCGGGAGATCCTCGAGGAGGACCACTACGGCCTCCAGGAGATCAAGGACCGGATCATCGAGTTCCTCGCGGTGCGCAAGCTCAAGCCCGACCAGAAGGGCGCGATCCTCTGCTTCGCGGGCCCGCCCGGCGTGGGCAAGACGAGCCTCGGCCAGTCGATCGCGCGCTGCCTCGGCCGCAAGTTCTTCCGCTTCAGCCTGGGGGGCATGCGCGACGAGGCCGAGATCAAGGGGCACCGCCGCACGTACATCGGCGCGATGCCGGGCAAGATCCTGCAGGGGCTCAAGCAGGTCGGCGTGCGCAACCCGCTGTTCATGCTCGACGAGATCGACAAGCTCGGCAGCGACTGGCGCGGGGATCCGTCGAGCGCGATGCTCGAGGTGCTCGACCCGGCGCAGAACCACGGGTTCCTCGACCACTACCTCGACATCCCGTTCGATCTGTCGCACGTGATGTTCATCTGCACGGCGAACATGAAGTCGAACATCCCGCGCCCGCTCCTCGATCGCATGGAGGTGATCGATCTCTCGGGCTACATCCTCGACGAGAAGGTCGCGATCGCCGAGCGCTACCTCCTGCCGCGCCAGATCGAGGCCCACGGGCTCTCGCCGAAGCAGGTGCGGTTCGCGCCCAACGTCCTCCCCAAGATCGCCGAGGGGTGGACCGCGGAGGCGGGCGTGCGCAACCTGGAGCGCGCGATCGGCCGCATCTGCCGCAAGATCGCCGCGAAGGTGGCGTCCGGCACGGCGAAGTCGGCGAGCGTCACGGCGGCGAACCTGACGGACTACCTCGGCCAGCGGCTCGTGTTCAAGGAGTCGCTCCAGAGGCCGCGGATCGGCACCGCGGTCGGGCTCGCTTGGACGCCGGTCGGCGGGGACATCCTCCGCATCGAGGCGACGCGCATGCCCGGCGCGGGCCACTTCCGCGTCACGGGGCAGCTCGGCGACGTCATGAAGGAGTCGGTGGAGATCGCGCTCTCGTACATCCGGCACAACCACAAGATGTACGACGTCGATCCGGTCATCTTCAAGGACTGCGACATCCACGTGCACTTCCCGGCCGGCGCCGTCCCGAAGGACGGGCCGTCGGCGGGCGTCACGATCACGACCGCCCTGATCTCGCTCCTCTCGGGGAAGCGGGGCCTCCGGCCGCTGCCCAGGATCGCGATGACCGGCGAGATGACGCTCGTCGGCGACGTGCTGCCCGTGGGCGGCATCCGCGAGAAGGTGCTCGCCGCGCAGGCCGCCGGCGTCGAGAAGGTGATCCTCCCGGCGATGAACGAGCGCGACATCTCCGAGATCCCAGCGCACATCATCGAGGGCCTCGAGTTCGTGTACGCGAAGACCTACGCCGACGTCTTCGCCGCCGCGATCGGCGAAATACCGCGCGTTTGACAGTTCCCATCGATCCTGGCACCTGATCGGCATGGCGACCGTCGACGGCGCGTTCCAGGAGCGGCTCAGGAAGGGCGCGGGCCAGCTCGGACAGCTGTGGCGCACCGCGCGCCTCGTCGTCGCGGCGTCGGGGTGGCTCGCCTTCGCGTGGCTCGCGATCATCCTCCTGCGCGGCCTGCTGCCGATCGCGACGGTGCTGCTCACTCGGGAGGTCGTGGACGGCCTCGTCGCCGCGGTCCGCGCCCACGGCGCGCCCGCGCCCGTCGCCGGGCTGATCGCCGCCGCTATAGCCCTCGGCGCCGTCATGCTCGCGGGCGAGATCCTCAAGGGCCTCGCCGGGCTGGTCCGCGAGCACCAGGCCGAGCTCATCCGGGAGCACATCGCGGGGCTCGTCCACGACACGTCGACGAGCGTGGATCTCGCCTTCTACGACGCCCCGGACTACTACGACCACCTGCACCGCGCTCGGCAGGAGGCGCGGTACCGGCCGGGGCAGCTCGTCGAGACGACCGGGATGCTCCTCGAGAGCGCCATAACGCTCGTCGCGATGTGCGGGATCCTCTTCACCTTCAGCCCGATCGTCCCCCTGATCCTGCTCGCCGCCACCGCGCCGGCGCTCCTCGTCGTGCTCCGGCACGCGGCGCGCCAGTACGAGTGGCGCCTCCGGCGCACGGAGGACGAGCGGCGCACGTGGTACTACGACGAAGCCATGACCGGGGCCGACGGCGCCGCCGAGCTGCGGCTCTTCGACCTCGGCGGCCTCTTCGCGGCGCGGTACCGCGAGCTCACCGCCTCGCTGCGCCGGGACCGCCTCGCGCTCGCGCGCGGCAAGGCGCTGGGCGAGCTGGGCTCCTCCGTCTTCGCGCTCCTCGCGATCGCCGGCTGCGTCGCGTGGATGGCCCGCCGCACGATCACGGGAGAGGCGACGCTCGGGGAGCTCGCCGCGTTCGCCGCCGCGCTCAGCCAGGGCGCCCAGCTCCTGCGGTCGCTGCTCGGGAGCGTGGGCGAGATCTTCCGGAACACGCTGTTCCTCGCGGATCTCTACGAGTTCCTCGGGCTCGCGCCCTCGATCGCGTCCCCCTCCGGCTCCGCGACGGCTCCGCCCGCGGCCTCCCCCGGGATCGAGCTGCGCGATCTGTCGTTCTCCTACCCGGGGGCCGGCCGGCCCGCGCTCGACGGGCTGAACCTCTCCATCCAGGCCGGCGAGATCACCGCGATCGTCGGCCGCAACGGATCGGGGAAGAGCACGCTCATCAAGCTGCTCGCGCGGCTCTACGACCCGACCGCGGGGAGCGTCGCGCTCGACGGCGTCGATCTGCGGGCGCTCGATCTGGCCGCGCTGCGGCGGACGCTGACCGCGCTCTTCCAGAAGCCGGTGCGCTACGCGTGCCCCGCCGGCGAGAACATCGGCCTCGGCGATCCCGGCGCGGGCCCGGACGAGATTCGCAGGGCGGCGGCGGAGGCGGACGCCGCGGCGCTGATCGCGTCGCTGCCACACGGCTTCGACACGATGCTCGGCAACTGGTTCAAAGGCGGCGTCGAGCTCAGCGCCGGCGAGTGGCAGCGCATCGCGCTCGCGCGCGCCTTCCTCAGGCGCTCCTCGCTCATCCTCCTCGACGAGCCGACGAGCGCCATGGACTCGTGGACCGAGGCCGGGTGGATGGACCGCCTGCGCGCCCTCGCGGCGGGCAGGACCGTCGTGCTCGTGACGCACCGCCTCACCACGGCCATGCGCGCCGATCGCATCCACGTCATGGAGGGCGGCCGGGTCGTCGAGTCCGGGACGCACGACGAGCTGAACGCCCGCGGCGGGCGGTACGCCTCCTCGTGGGGATCGATCCCGGGTGTCACATTGAAATAGACCGGGGGATTGGAGCTACTTCTTCGGCGCGGCCGGGATCTTCCCGTCCTTCCATTGCTTCCAATGGTCGCCGCAATAGCCCTTGCCGCGCGGGAAGCGGTTCTTGTTGCATCCCGGGAACGCGCACTTCGGGTAGTTCTTCACGACGCGCTTCTTCCGGGGCTTCGCCGCCTTTTCCTTCTTCGCGACCTTCGCCGCCGTCACCTTCCCGGGCTTGCGCCCCGGCTTGCGCCCCGGCTTGCGCCCCGGCTTGCGCCCCGGCTTGCGCCCCGGCTTGCGCCCCGGCTTGCGCCCCCTCTTCTTTCCCTCGACGGCCGGCGCCCCGCCCTCCGACAGGGCCAGCAGTTCCTGCAGGCTCGACGCCTTGACCGCCGCGAGGATCTCCAGCGCGAAGGCGTTCGCGGCCTTCGCAATCGTCTCTTCCAGTCTGTTCTTCGCCATTTGTTCTCGATTCCTTCCTGCGCTCGTCGAATAGACGAGTCATTTCATTGCAGCGGTTATATCACGATCCAAATCGCACACAAGAATCGTTCCCCGATCCCGCGAAGATATTCGACCGTTTCCAATGTGCGCCGTTTCGGAGGCGCCCGCCCTCCCATGAACGCCGCCATTGGACGGCCGCGCCGCCGGTGAATTGTCTTGCCTCGCGATGCGGTTGCTGGTAACCGCGATGGCGCACTTCGCATCCAAAGGAGCGGGGAATGGGCGTTCTGAAAGACAAGCTCTCGCTGCCCGAGCGCAGGCCGCAGATCCTCGACGACTGCGCGAAGCTCGTGGACGCCGAGGTGGCCGCGAAGTCCGGGGTGACGGGGTTCATGATCAAGGGCGGCTACAGGGCGTTCAAGGCGATCAAGCCGACCATCGTGAGGGACGCGGCGGATCACCTGCTCGACGACTTCGCGTCCGTCCTGGACACGCATTACGAGCTGTATCTCTCCGCGGATCCGAGCAAGCGGGTCCCGTTCGACGCCTGGGCCAAGAACCGGGACGCCATGATCGCCGACGACCTCCTCAAGGTCACGGACGGCATCATGGAGAGATCCAGCAAGACGGCGATCAAGAAGATCTACAAGGGCCTCCGGACCGTCGCGCAGCGCAACGTCGCCGAGGCGGTGCCGGCGATCGGCCGCCTCTCCATCAAGCACGTCTCGCAGTGAAGGCTATCTCGTCTCGGCGACGGTGATGTTCCACACCATCGCCTGGCCGGGCACGAGCCGCCGGCTGACGGCGCTCTTCGCGTATGTCTTGCCGTCGAAGGCGTACCTGTCGATGGAGCCGGCGTTGTCGTCCGCGACGTACAGCTCGAGCGCCCCGTCGCCGTCCATGTCCGCGAGGTACGCGGCGTGCTCGAAGCCGCCCGTGTCCGTGTCGATGCACGTCGCGGGGTAGCCGCCCGCGCCGGCGCGCTCGATCACCCAGACGCCGGAAGAGAACGCCGAGGCGATCAGCTCCTGCG
This genomic stretch from Pseudomonadota bacterium harbors:
- the lon gene encoding endopeptidase La, producing LAGKIREDIREKVEKTQREYYLREQLKAIRRELGEEVDQKELISKELEDKIQLDGLPESVAERARKEMKRLEILSPESPEYNVIHTYLDWIVSLPWGTETADSSDLVRAREILEEDHYGLQEIKDRIIEFLAVRKLKPDQKGAILCFAGPPGVGKTSLGQSIARCLGRKFFRFSLGGMRDEAEIKGHRRTYIGAMPGKILQGLKQVGVRNPLFMLDEIDKLGSDWRGDPSSAMLEVLDPAQNHGFLDHYLDIPFDLSHVMFICTANMKSNIPRPLLDRMEVIDLSGYILDEKVAIAERYLLPRQIEAHGLSPKQVRFAPNVLPKIAEGWTAEAGVRNLERAIGRICRKIAAKVASGTAKSASVTAANLTDYLGQRLVFKESLQRPRIGTAVGLAWTPVGGDILRIEATRMPGAGHFRVTGQLGDVMKESVEIALSYIRHNHKMYDVDPVIFKDCDIHVHFPAGAVPKDGPSAGVTITTALISLLSGKRGLRPLPRIAMTGEMTLVGDVLPVGGIREKVLAAQAAGVEKVILPAMNERDISEIPAHIIEGLEFVYAKTYADVFAAAIGEIPRV
- a CDS encoding ABC transporter ATP-binding protein/permease, translating into MATVDGAFQERLRKGAGQLGQLWRTARLVVAASGWLAFAWLAIILLRGLLPIATVLLTREVVDGLVAAVRAHGAPAPVAGLIAAAIALGAVMLAGEILKGLAGLVREHQAELIREHIAGLVHDTSTSVDLAFYDAPDYYDHLHRARQEARYRPGQLVETTGMLLESAITLVAMCGILFTFSPIVPLILLAATAPALLVVLRHAARQYEWRLRRTEDERRTWYYDEAMTGADGAAELRLFDLGGLFAARYRELTASLRRDRLALARGKALGELGSSVFALLAIAGCVAWMARRTITGEATLGELAAFAAALSQGAQLLRSLLGSVGEIFRNTLFLADLYEFLGLAPSIASPSGSATAPPAASPGIELRDLSFSYPGAGRPALDGLNLSIQAGEITAIVGRNGSGKSTLIKLLARLYDPTAGSVALDGVDLRALDLAALRRTLTALFQKPVRYACPAGENIGLGDPGAGPDEIRRAAAEADAAALIASLPHGFDTMLGNWFKGGVELSAGEWQRIALARAFLRRSSLILLDEPTSAMDSWTEAGWMDRLRALAAGRTVVLVTHRLTTAMRADRIHVMEGGRVVESGTHDELNARGGRYASSWGSIPGVTLK